In a genomic window of Passer domesticus isolate bPasDom1 chromosome 3, bPasDom1.hap1, whole genome shotgun sequence:
- the LOC135295922 gene encoding WD repeat and coiled-coil-containing protein-like, translating into MDLGKAKLLRTGLNALYQAIHPVHGIAWTDGKQVILTTLYYQNGELKFGDSSILGQFEHVHGLYWGPYCSTDTPALLAVQHKKHVSVWQLVYSSAEKKKPLISQTCEVGEPFPLLSQGCVWNPKKEVLAVLTKRDASVLHAVRTDNTRVKADIKSSGLIHCACWTKDGNRLVVAIGTTLHSYIWDNAQKTLNICSFCPVFDVGGYICAIEATLDFQIAVATELPLDNICGFNAGIAFDVPSGTEAASLISQSALVLGDEEYSMDTRRKSIDSDRSGVDSVASSSSGPVDLTHILANHRRSDPSPLITLKRKDSAGANGQDSSHLILVTFERKVTTTRKVTIPGIPVPDIMAFDLRAQIVAVASNTSNIVLVYSVTSSSMPHIQQIQLEKNERPKGLCFLTDKLLLILIGKQRFPDPNLIPSSSSDRYVMRLMVKELMLEENSSALPETKQNMFYNFESSVNIPGKRKFFENLATEDQPQSRELLIPRSTVIQSPSGRRRLIEEVKIPSYEQSSSSSVSDLDEKRLPGDSSVALETLDAEPMNRSVSLRGFGSPSRISSRPTSPKVQFNMIQEASHSPKNNNLPSERGMSHISRNLERLCGSFNELQLSLSEITDLARNGRRISLAYPCSQEPPVVHVTYQKSFSNGSVTEETKDVLLCDGKIHLSLVQQLFDLPVIEMKHGSSWIVLTADKDGFVPLIFKATQEIIIRDGTDSSEVCGGHSHKKSIPMRPPSRVT; encoded by the exons ATGGATCTGGGAAAGGCAAAGCTGCTGAGAACTGGTCTCAATGCTTTATATCAAGCTATCCACCCTGTGCATGGAATTGCCTGGACAGATGGGAAGCAAGTGATACTGACTACTTTATACTATCAAAATGGAGAGCTGAAGTTTGGAGACTCAAGCATTCTTGGTCAATTTGAACATGTGCATGGGCTGTACTGGGGCCCATATTGCTCTACAGACACCCCAGCTCTGCTCGCTGTTCAGCACAAAAAGCACGTAAGCGTTTGGCAGCTGGTCTACAGCagtgcagagaagaaaaagcccTTGATTTCTCAGACTTGTGAAGTTGGTGAACCATTTCCACTGCTTTCTCAGGGCTGTGTCTGGAATCCAAAGAAGGAGGTCTTGGCTGTGCTTACAAAACGAGATGCTTCAGTCTTGCACGCCGTTCGCACTGACAATACGCGGGTTAAGGCAGACATCAAAAGCAGCGGACTCATCCACTGTGCTTGCTGGACTAAGGATGGTAATCGTTTAGTAGTTGCTATAGGCACTACCCTGCACTCCTACATATGGGATAATGCTCAGAAAACTCTAAATATCTGCTCCTTttgcccagtttttgatgtgggAGGTTACATCTGTGCTATAGAAGCCACTCTGGATTTCCAAATTGCTGTAGCTACTGAGCTTCCTTTAGATAACATCTGTGGTTTCAATGCAGGCATTGCATTTGATGTGCCCTCTGGTACAGAAGCTGCTTCTTTAATCTCACAGTCTGCTTTGGTGCTTGGTGACGAGGAATACTCCATGGACACACGAAGAAAGTCCATAGATTCAGATAGATCAGGTGTTGATTCAGTTGCTTCTTCTTCATCAGGTCCCGTGGATTTGACCCATATCCTTGCAAACCACCGTCGGTCTGATCCCAGTCCTCTCATTACTCTGAAACGCAAAGACTCTGCAGGAGCAAATGGTCAAGATTCTTCTCACTTGATCTTGGTGACTTTTGAGAGGAAGGTAACGACCACCAGAAAAGTCACCATCCCAGGTATTCCGGTTCCTGATATAATGGCTTTTGACCTTAGAGCTCAGATTGTGGCAGTAGCCTCTAATACTTCTAATATTGTTCTGGTGTATTCAGTAACCTCTTCCTCTATGCCTCACATTCAACAaatccagctggaaaaaaatgaaagaccAAAGGGCCTATGCTTTTTAACAGATAAACTCTTATTGATTCTGATTGGCAAGCAGAGGTTCCCTGATCCTAATCTCATTCCATCTTCAAGTTCAGACAGGTATGTAATGCGTCTTATGGTCAAAGAATTGATGCTGGAAGAAAATTCTTCAGCATTGCCTGAGACTAAGCAGAATATGTTTTATAACTTTGAATCCTCTGTTAATATacctgggaaaagaaaattctttGAGAACCTTGCCACAGAAGACCAGCCTCAAAGCAGGGAGTTGTTAATACCAAGAAGCACAGTTATTCAGTCTCCAAGTGGCAGGAGAAGACTCATTGAAGAAGTAAAGATCCCTAGCTATGAGCAGAGCTCTTCATCAAGTGTGAGTGACCTGGATGAGAAAAGGCTCCCAGGTGACTCCTCGGTGGCCTTGGAAACATTGGATGCTGAACCTATGAATCGCTCAGTGTCTCTTCGTGGTTTTGGATCACCCAGCAGGATTTCCAGCAGACCAACATCTCCCAAAGTGCAGTTCAACATGATCCAAGAAGCATCACATTCTCCTAAAAACAACAATTTGCCAAGTGAAAGGGGAATGAGTCACATATCCAGAAATTTAGAGAGACTTTGTGGCAGTTTCAATGAGTTACAGCTGAGTCTTTCTGAAATAACAGACTTGGCTAGGAACGGGAGGAGGATATCTTTAGCCTACCCCTGCTCCCAGGAACCGCCTGTCGTGCACGTCACCTACCAG aaaagcttttcaaatgGATCAGTTACTGAAGAAACAAAAGACGTTCTTCTCTGTGATGGCAAGATCCATTTGAGTTTAGTCCAGCAGCTGTTTGATCTGCCTGTTATTGAAATGAAACACG GCTCTTCTTGGATTGTGCTCACTGCAGACAAGGACGGCTTTGTGCCATTAATATTCAAAGCCACACAAGAGATAATCATAAGGGATGGAACTGACAGTTCAGAAGTCTGTGGAGGTCACTCCCACAAAAAAAGCATCCCAATGCGACCACCAAGCAGAGTGACATAA